The following is a genomic window from Leptotrichia hongkongensis.
CTACTAATATGATAGCCTGATTTTGCAAAAAAACAAGTGTATTTTTTAAAAAATTAACATAAATTTAAAAAAAGTTGTTGTCAATTTTATTGATATGTGGTAGACTAAAATGATGGAGAACTTTAAAAGTAAAATTAAAAAGGAGAGTTAGAGGTTAGACATAAATATACTGATATTTTAGATTTTAAAATAAAATTTAGGAGGAAAAATAATGAAAAAAGGAATAAAAAAAATATTGTGTTTGGCAATAACAGGATTGATGATGGCATTTCCATTGAATGCGGCTGAAAAAAGCAATGAGTTAATCTGTATCGATCCAGGGCATCAGCTTAAGGGAAATTCAGGACTTGAAGAAATTGGGCCTGGTTCAACTAAGAAAAAGCCCAAAGTATCATCCGGAACAAGAGGAGTGGCAACCAAAAAATATGAATACGAGCTTACACTTGAAGTTGGGCTAAAATTAAGAGATGCGTTGCAAAATAAAGGGTATAAAGTGTTCATGGTACGAGAGACTCATGATGTCAACATTAGTAATAAAGAACGTGCAATCAAGACAAATAACGCAGGATGTTCATTATACATAAGACTTCATGCTGACGGAATTAATAATTCCTCAACACAAGGGGCTTCAGTACTAACATCTTCATCAAAAAATCCATACACAAAAAGTGTTCAAAAATCAAGCGACAAATTCTCACGTGACATATTATCAGAATATGTAAAGGCAACAGGGGCTAAAAATCGCGGAGTTTCATACAGAGATGACTTGACAGGAACAAACTGGTCAAAAGTTACAAACACCTTGATTGAATTTGGATTTATGTCAAATCCAGAAGAAGACAGAAAAATGTCAACACCAGAATATCAGGAAAAGATGGTAACAGGAATGGTAAATGGTATTGAAAAATATTTAAGAGAAAAATAATTTAAAATTTTAAATAAAGTGCTTTGAAGAAATTTGGATAGGTACTTTATTTTTTTTAATTGAAAAGGATAAATTTATATTGTATAATAGAACAAAAATAAAAAATTAAAGGAGAGACTTCAAATGTTAATTGAGGAAATATTGAAAGGGGAAAGCGAAAAGACTGAATTTAAGGAAAATGCTAAAACTAATACCTATATAAAAACAGTTGTAGCATTTGCAAATGGAAATGGTGGAAAAATAGTTTTTGGAGTAAAAGATAATAGAGAAATTGTTGGAGTTGAAAATGAGTTTGAAGTTATGGATGGAATAATTAATGCGATTTCAGATAGCTGTTATCCAATGATTGTGCCAGATATAAGTTTGCATACGCTTGAAAATAAGACCGTTATCCTTGTGGAAATTGAAGGAGGTAAGAAAAAGCCTTATTATTTGAAGTCAAAA
Proteins encoded in this region:
- a CDS encoding N-acetylmuramoyl-L-alanine amidase — encoded protein: MKKGIKKILCLAITGLMMAFPLNAAEKSNELICIDPGHQLKGNSGLEEIGPGSTKKKPKVSSGTRGVATKKYEYELTLEVGLKLRDALQNKGYKVFMVRETHDVNISNKERAIKTNNAGCSLYIRLHADGINNSSTQGASVLTSSSKNPYTKSVQKSSDKFSRDILSEYVKATGAKNRGVSYRDDLTGTNWSKVTNTLIEFGFMSNPEEDRKMSTPEYQEKMVTGMVNGIEKYLREK